The proteins below come from a single Asanoa ferruginea genomic window:
- a CDS encoding enoyl-CoA hydratase/isomerase family protein, translating to MGELVRLEKHDGIGTIRLDRPPMNALNTQVQEEIRAAATEATADDSVRAVIVYGGEKVFAAGADIKEMANMSYVDMSSRAADLSAALGAVARIPKPVVAAITGYALGGGCELALACDWRVVADDAKLGQPEIKLGIIPGAGGTQRLARLVGPAKAKDIVLSGRMVDAAEALRIGLADQVVPAAEVYAAAVELVRPYLTGPAQAIRAAKVAIDGGLEMDLTSALAWESQLFAALFATDDRREGMAAFVEKRKPDFTGR from the coding sequence GTGGGCGAGCTCGTCAGGCTGGAAAAGCACGACGGCATCGGCACGATCCGGCTCGACCGGCCGCCGATGAACGCGCTCAACACCCAGGTGCAGGAGGAGATCCGGGCCGCGGCCACCGAGGCGACCGCGGACGACAGCGTCCGCGCCGTCATCGTGTACGGAGGCGAGAAGGTCTTCGCCGCCGGCGCCGACATCAAGGAGATGGCCAACATGTCCTACGTGGACATGTCGAGCCGGGCGGCCGACCTGTCCGCGGCGCTCGGTGCGGTGGCCCGCATCCCCAAGCCGGTCGTCGCGGCGATCACCGGCTACGCCCTCGGCGGCGGCTGTGAGCTGGCGCTGGCCTGCGACTGGCGGGTCGTCGCCGACGACGCCAAGCTCGGCCAGCCGGAGATCAAGCTCGGCATCATCCCCGGCGCCGGCGGCACCCAGCGGCTGGCCCGGCTGGTCGGCCCGGCCAAGGCCAAAGACATCGTCCTGTCCGGCCGGATGGTCGACGCCGCCGAGGCGCTGCGGATCGGGCTCGCCGACCAGGTCGTCCCGGCGGCCGAGGTCTACGCGGCCGCGGTGGAGCTGGTCCGCCCCTACCTGACCGGTCCGGCCCAGGCCATCCGCGCGGCGAAGGTCGCGATCGACGGCGGCCTTGAGATGGATCTCACGTCGGCGCTCGCCTGGGAGAGCCAGCTCTTCGCCGCCCTGTTCGCGACCGACGACCGGCGCGAGGGCATGGCCGCTTTCGTCGAAAAACGCAAACCGGACTTCACCGGACGCTGA
- a CDS encoding DUF6232 family protein — MITYYNDRAVRVTSQAIQVAGRSYPLATLSRVWHRRGDRSLRTVAGRGAIGVALISPLVAAAIGIVVALRLHTSTATTVLIVGGSVLVGLAAAPLADFLLGRLDLSYSKGSRALEIWAEVGGRPTLLVQTADALKFGQIYRALQRALEAAPRY; from the coding sequence ATGATCACTTACTACAACGACCGTGCCGTGCGGGTCACGTCCCAGGCGATCCAGGTCGCCGGGCGCAGCTACCCGCTGGCCACGCTGTCCCGGGTCTGGCACCGGCGCGGCGACCGGTCGCTGCGCACGGTCGCCGGGCGGGGCGCGATCGGGGTCGCGCTGATCTCCCCGCTCGTCGCCGCCGCCATCGGCATCGTGGTCGCCCTGCGGCTGCACACCTCGACGGCGACCACGGTGCTGATCGTCGGCGGCTCGGTGCTGGTCGGCCTGGCCGCCGCGCCGCTGGCCGACTTCCTGCTCGGCCGCCTCGACCTGTCCTACTCGAAGGGTTCCCGGGCGTTGGAGATCTGGGCCGAGGTGGGTGGCCGGCCGACCCTGCTGGTGCAGACCGCCGACGCGCTGAAGTTCGGGCAGATCTACCGGGCGCTGCAACGCGCACTCGAAGCCGCACCGAGGTATTGA
- a CDS encoding DUF6232 family protein, which yields MTVYFRDQHVQVTSDAVRVDGATFPVAALQLVWHRRGPATTRTMSRRFGRGVLILVISILPLAAIVCAISLVYSATDRSAWGLAIVVLAVGVIGALVLAPFAEIPLGWLDRSYDRGTVVSELWVRYAGEDLMLLRTSNTLRFGQIYRAVQRAVEQQNPR from the coding sequence GTGACCGTCTACTTCCGCGATCAGCACGTCCAGGTGACGTCCGATGCGGTGCGGGTCGACGGGGCCACGTTCCCAGTGGCGGCGTTGCAGCTCGTCTGGCACCGCCGTGGCCCCGCCACGACCCGCACGATGTCCCGGCGCTTCGGCCGGGGCGTCCTCATCCTGGTCATCTCGATCCTGCCGCTCGCGGCGATCGTCTGTGCCATCTCGCTCGTCTACTCCGCGACTGACCGGTCGGCCTGGGGGCTGGCGATCGTCGTGCTCGCTGTGGGGGTGATCGGCGCCCTGGTCCTGGCCCCGTTCGCCGAGATCCCGCTCGGCTGGCTGGACCGCTCCTATGACCGGGGCACCGTGGTCAGCGAGCTGTGGGTGCGCTACGCGGGGGAAGACCTGATGCTTCTGCGTACGTCGAACACGCTGCGCTTCGGTCAGATCTACCGAGCCGTCCAACGCGCCGTCGAGCAGCAGAACCCCCGCTAG